The following are encoded together in the Anguilla rostrata isolate EN2019 chromosome 19, ASM1855537v3, whole genome shotgun sequence genome:
- the btbd11b gene encoding ankyrin repeat and BTB/POZ domain-containing protein 3-B isoform X2 has protein sequence MHHLQPLHIQSPSNGTPLHQKPPAVHWEPEALYTLCYFMHCPQMEWENPNVEPSKVTLQTERPFLVLPPLMEWIRAAVAHAEHRRSFSVDSDDVRQAARLLLPGVDCEPRQLRTDDCFSASRKLDAASTEAKFLQDLGFRMLNCGRTDLVKQAVSLLGPDGINSMSEQGMTPLMYACVRGDEAMVQMLLDAGAGINSELLLDARANVEGSLQDGAENYSETPLQLASAAGNFELVSLLLERGADPMIGTMYRNGISSAPQGDMNSFSLAAAHGHRNVFRKLLSQAEKGKGDVLSLEEILAEGSELGGARPPQLDTARTGKAKLRALREAMYHSAEHGHVDITIDIRSLGVPWTLHTWLESLRTCFLQHRRPLIQGLLKEFSCIQEEEYTEELITHGLPLLFQILQASKNEVISQQLSVIFTQCYGPYPIPKLTEIKRKQTSRLDPHFLNNKEMSDVTFLVEGKPFYAHKVLLFTASNRFKLLLSNRPAAENTCIEISHVKYNIFQLVMQYLYCGGTESLHIRNTEIMELLSAAKFFQLEALQRHCEIICSKNINTETCVEIYNHAKFLGASELAAYIEGYFLKNMVVLIEVEAFKQLLYDIPVEAPVTSVLQDLEKTLATRIQSIHLSSSKGSIV, from the exons ATGCACCACCTGCAGCCGCTGCACATCCAGAGCCCCAGTAACGGGACTCCGCTGCACCAGAAGCCCCCGGCGGTGCACTGGGAGCCCGAGGCGCTCTACACGCTCTGCTACTTCATGCACTGCCCCCAGATGGAGTGGGAGAACCCCAACGTGGAGCCGTCCAAGGTCACGCTGCAGACCGAGAG gccgTTCCTGGTACTGCCGCCGCTGATGGAGTGGATCCGCGCGGCGGTGGCGCATGCAGAGCACCGGCGCAGCTTCTCTGTGGACAGCGACGACGTGCGGCAGGCCGCCCGCCTGCTCCTGCCGGGGGTGGACTGCGAGCCGCGCCAGCTCAG GACGGACGACTGCTTCAGCGCTTCGCGCAAGCTGGACGCCGCGTCCACGGAGGCCAAGTTCCTGCAGGACCTGGGGTTCCGCATGCTCAACTGCGGCCGCACCGACCTGGTGAAGCAGGCCGTCAGCCTGCTGGGGCCCGACGGCATCAACAGCATGAGCGAACAG GGGATGACCCCGCTCATGTACGCGTGCGTGCGAGGAGATGAGGCCATGGTGCAGATGCTGCTGGATGCGGGAGCGGGCATCAACAGTGAG CTGCTGCTGGACGCCCGGGCCAATGTGGAGGGCTCTTTGCAGGACGGGGCTGAGAACTACTCCGAAACTCCTCTACAGTTAGCCTCCGCTGCAG ggaaCTTTGAGCTGGTGAGCCTGCTGCTGGAGCGGGGGGCCGACCCCATGATCGGGACCATGTACCGAAACGGCATCTCCAGCGCCCCCCAGGGGGACATGAACTCCTTCAGCCTGGCAGCCGCACACGGACACAG GAACGTGTTCCGGAAGCTGCTGTCCCAGGCggagaaggggaagggggacGTGCTGTCCCTGGAGGAGATCCTGGCCGAGGGCTCCGAGCTGGGGGGCGCACGCCCCCCCCAGCTCGACACGGCCCGCACAGGCAAGGCCAAACTGCGAGCCCTGCGAGAGGCCATGTACCACAGCGCCGAGCATGGCCACGTGGACATCACCATCGACATCCGCAGCCTGG gtgtgcccTGGACGCTGCACACCTGGCTGGAGTCCCTGCGCACCTGCTTCCTGCAGCACCGCCGGCCTCTGATCCAGGGCCTGCTGAAGGAGTTCAGCTGCATCCAGGAGGAGGAGTACACCGAGGAGCTCATCACCCACGGCCTGCCCCTGCTCTTCCAGATCCTCCAGGCCAGCAAG AACGAGGTGATCAGCCAGCAGCTCTCAGTGATCTTCACCCAGTGCTACGGGCCCTACCCTATTCCAAAGCTGACCGAAATTAAGAGGAAGCAGACGTCCCGTTTAG ATCCCCACTTCCTGAACAACAAGGAGATGTCTGACGTGACCTTCCTGGTGGAAGGGAAGCCTTTCTACGCCCACAAGGTTCTGCTCTTTACCGCCTCCAACAG GTTTAAGCTGCTCCTCTCAAACAGACCTGCTGCGGAAAACACCTGCATTGAAATCAGCCACGTCAAGTACAACATATTCCAG CTGGTGATGCAGTATCTGTACTGTGGAGGAACAGAATCACTGCACATTAGGAACACAGAGATTATGGAG CTTCTTTCTGCTGCTAAATTCTTCCAACTGGAAGCCCTCCAGAGACACTGTGAGATCATCTGCTCCAAGAACATCAACACTGAGACCTGTGTGGAGATATACAACCACGCCAAG ttcctgGGGGCGAGTGAGCTTGCGGCCTATATTGAAGGCTACTTCCTGAAGAACATGGTGGTGCTGATTGAGGTGGAGGCCTTCAAACAGCTGCTGTACGACATCCCGGTGGAGGCGCCCGTGACCAGCgtcctgcaggacctggagaagACCCTGGCCACCCGCATCCAGTCCATACACCTGTCCTCCTCCAAGGGCTCCATAGTGTGA
- the btbd11b gene encoding ankyrin repeat and BTB/POZ domain-containing protein 3-B isoform X1 has translation MHHLQPLHIQSPSNGTPLHQKPPAVHWEPEALYTLCYFMHCPQMEWENPNVEPSKVTLQTERPFLVLPPLMEWIRAAVAHAEHRRSFSVDSDDVRQAARLLLPGVDCEPRQLRTDDCFSASRKLDAASTEAKFLQDLGFRMLNCGRTDLVKQAVSLLGPDGINSMSEQGMTPLMYACVRGDEAMVQMLLDAGAGINSEVPNTVHKYPSVYPETRQGTPLTFAVLHGHVPVVQLLLDARANVEGSLQDGAENYSETPLQLASAAGNFELVSLLLERGADPMIGTMYRNGISSAPQGDMNSFSLAAAHGHRNVFRKLLSQAEKGKGDVLSLEEILAEGSELGGARPPQLDTARTGKAKLRALREAMYHSAEHGHVDITIDIRSLGVPWTLHTWLESLRTCFLQHRRPLIQGLLKEFSCIQEEEYTEELITHGLPLLFQILQASKNEVISQQLSVIFTQCYGPYPIPKLTEIKRKQTSRLDPHFLNNKEMSDVTFLVEGKPFYAHKVLLFTASNRFKLLLSNRPAAENTCIEISHVKYNIFQLVMQYLYCGGTESLHIRNTEIMELLSAAKFFQLEALQRHCEIICSKNINTETCVEIYNHAKFLGASELAAYIEGYFLKNMVVLIEVEAFKQLLYDIPVEAPVTSVLQDLEKTLATRIQSIHLSSSKGSIV, from the exons ATGCACCACCTGCAGCCGCTGCACATCCAGAGCCCCAGTAACGGGACTCCGCTGCACCAGAAGCCCCCGGCGGTGCACTGGGAGCCCGAGGCGCTCTACACGCTCTGCTACTTCATGCACTGCCCCCAGATGGAGTGGGAGAACCCCAACGTGGAGCCGTCCAAGGTCACGCTGCAGACCGAGAG gccgTTCCTGGTACTGCCGCCGCTGATGGAGTGGATCCGCGCGGCGGTGGCGCATGCAGAGCACCGGCGCAGCTTCTCTGTGGACAGCGACGACGTGCGGCAGGCCGCCCGCCTGCTCCTGCCGGGGGTGGACTGCGAGCCGCGCCAGCTCAG GACGGACGACTGCTTCAGCGCTTCGCGCAAGCTGGACGCCGCGTCCACGGAGGCCAAGTTCCTGCAGGACCTGGGGTTCCGCATGCTCAACTGCGGCCGCACCGACCTGGTGAAGCAGGCCGTCAGCCTGCTGGGGCCCGACGGCATCAACAGCATGAGCGAACAG GGGATGACCCCGCTCATGTACGCGTGCGTGCGAGGAGATGAGGCCATGGTGCAGATGCTGCTGGATGCGGGAGCGGGCATCAACAGTGAG GTGCCAAACACAGTACACAAGTACCCCTCAGTTTATCCCGAAACGCGCCAGGGGACCCCTCTCACATTCGCTGTGTTACACGGACACGTCCCTGTCGTGCAG CTGCTGCTGGACGCCCGGGCCAATGTGGAGGGCTCTTTGCAGGACGGGGCTGAGAACTACTCCGAAACTCCTCTACAGTTAGCCTCCGCTGCAG ggaaCTTTGAGCTGGTGAGCCTGCTGCTGGAGCGGGGGGCCGACCCCATGATCGGGACCATGTACCGAAACGGCATCTCCAGCGCCCCCCAGGGGGACATGAACTCCTTCAGCCTGGCAGCCGCACACGGACACAG GAACGTGTTCCGGAAGCTGCTGTCCCAGGCggagaaggggaagggggacGTGCTGTCCCTGGAGGAGATCCTGGCCGAGGGCTCCGAGCTGGGGGGCGCACGCCCCCCCCAGCTCGACACGGCCCGCACAGGCAAGGCCAAACTGCGAGCCCTGCGAGAGGCCATGTACCACAGCGCCGAGCATGGCCACGTGGACATCACCATCGACATCCGCAGCCTGG gtgtgcccTGGACGCTGCACACCTGGCTGGAGTCCCTGCGCACCTGCTTCCTGCAGCACCGCCGGCCTCTGATCCAGGGCCTGCTGAAGGAGTTCAGCTGCATCCAGGAGGAGGAGTACACCGAGGAGCTCATCACCCACGGCCTGCCCCTGCTCTTCCAGATCCTCCAGGCCAGCAAG AACGAGGTGATCAGCCAGCAGCTCTCAGTGATCTTCACCCAGTGCTACGGGCCCTACCCTATTCCAAAGCTGACCGAAATTAAGAGGAAGCAGACGTCCCGTTTAG ATCCCCACTTCCTGAACAACAAGGAGATGTCTGACGTGACCTTCCTGGTGGAAGGGAAGCCTTTCTACGCCCACAAGGTTCTGCTCTTTACCGCCTCCAACAG GTTTAAGCTGCTCCTCTCAAACAGACCTGCTGCGGAAAACACCTGCATTGAAATCAGCCACGTCAAGTACAACATATTCCAG CTGGTGATGCAGTATCTGTACTGTGGAGGAACAGAATCACTGCACATTAGGAACACAGAGATTATGGAG CTTCTTTCTGCTGCTAAATTCTTCCAACTGGAAGCCCTCCAGAGACACTGTGAGATCATCTGCTCCAAGAACATCAACACTGAGACCTGTGTGGAGATATACAACCACGCCAAG ttcctgGGGGCGAGTGAGCTTGCGGCCTATATTGAAGGCTACTTCCTGAAGAACATGGTGGTGCTGATTGAGGTGGAGGCCTTCAAACAGCTGCTGTACGACATCCCGGTGGAGGCGCCCGTGACCAGCgtcctgcaggacctggagaagACCCTGGCCACCCGCATCCAGTCCATACACCTGTCCTCCTCCAAGGGCTCCATAGTGTGA